A region of the Carya illinoinensis cultivar Pawnee chromosome 16, C.illinoinensisPawnee_v1, whole genome shotgun sequence genome:
GTGCCAGATTTCTACGGATATATGGAACTCGTCATCATCATCCGGCCACTAAACTGAATTCTACTAATTTACAATGACTAATAGAACATAAATAAGATGgcctgataattttttttttaaaagttttctcAATGCTTGACTTCCGATGGCTTTTCATAGTGCGCGTTGAGAAAATCGACTCGCTCGATCGATCAAAACGGGAATAAGTTGAGAGAGAACCAAACACTGCTATACCACATTAAGTGTTTAAATATCTCGCCATATTGGCCTATAAATAGGTCGAGGGAAGAACAGACCATCATAGTATATATCAGCTGACCTCGATCGACATGATGAAGGCCATTCTACTAATTATCTGCATTCTCTTGGCTTCCTCTCCTTTGGTTCCATCTCCAGTTTTAGCCCGAGCATTAGCtggtaattaataattaattaagatcacTAATTATTTCCATTAAAGAGTTGTGTTACTTTTGCTTGCAGAAAACAATTCATTGCGTACAGATCATCGATGTTGctcacttacatatatatgtttgaTCATAACATCCTCTCTATATAGCTTTGTCTTAAACCATATAAATTGGTCTAGGGAATCTTAATGGAATCGATAACTTCTTATTGCTATAAAACTCACAAGTTCTTAGCTGTAGATCATACTAAATAATAGAGCACTTTGTTAATTGGTCTCTTTTTAGattttgcaatatatatatatatatatatatcttatcgCCGGTAGGTGCAGGCCGCAGACAGCTACTTGATGACATAGCAGCACCCCCTACATCTCCTATTGCAACCAAGCCGGGTTTTTCGCCCACGCCAAGGGTCCCGTGCGGACGAGCCCGGCGGCCTGGTGATCCATACCTGCCATGTCGGCCAATCCGACCACTCCCACGGCCGTGTCTCCCACCGTACATTCGTAATTGCGAATTTGAaaggaccaaaaaaaaaaaaaaaagatcatgcGAACCGATCCCTCATGTCTAACTACGTACCATGCATGTTGGCAGTTTAAAACCTTAGAGAGGATAACACATTTGAGGCCTCCCACCCCACCACGTCTCACGTACGCTTTCTGATCTGCCTGCATGCCTAACTAGCTAGGCTAGCTATCAACAGACTCTGCCAAAGTACTCTCCTATTGGAAGTCAACCACAAGTCATAGAGGTTAGGACATCTCTCAATTAGACAATAGATTAATCATGTCTCGTGAGAAAAAGAAGACAAACTAGTTCAGTGTTCAGTGTGAATTCCCACTACTACTTCGCAATTACGTACGGCGCCGCCCATGTCATAAATAATTTCATGGAACATTAAAAATATAGCTATGGGTTgcaagaggaggaggagaggaagGGGAGGGAAGAAGGTTTACGTATAGTCTTTGAGGCCTATTGAAGAGGAAACAGCTTATATCTCAACTCATGAGTCATGACATTTTCTTACAAGACTGGATCACCACTCATCAACAATGTCCACCAATGCAGGGGATAAAAATGAAGCCTTTACACAGAGGTGAGTCAAGAGGGGACGAGCTGGAGAAGTGCCAAGGAAGGTGTACACACGGCTGGACATGGCGGAGGCTGCGAGTCAGCCCCGCCACGAGTCATGAAAATCCTAAGCTGGAACTGTCAGGGGCTTGGAAACCCCCGAACAGTTCAAAGCCTTTGCATGTTAGTAAAGGAAAAAGTGTCCGACGtggttttcttaatggaaacgaAATTATCTTATGGTAGAGCTCTTAAAGTGGCAAGTAGATTTCGGTTTGAAGGGGTGATAGTGGTCGAGTCAATTGGGAGAAGCGGGGGTCTTATGATAATGTGGAGACAGAAGGAACACATTGAGCTGGTCAATTACTCTCAGCGACATATTAACGTCCTGGTGCAAGAGGAACGGCGTAGAGGGAAGTGGTTGTTAACGTGCTTTTATGGCCAACCCAAGGCCAGGCATAGGGGGGAAGCATGGAGATTATTATCATCGTTTAGGCCTGCTGAAGGGGGGTGGGGAGTAATAGGCGATTTCAATGAAGTACTAACCAATGATGAAAAGGAGGGGGGGAACCTAAGGAATGAGAAGCTAATGGGGATGTTTAGGCGAGTCTTGGAAGATGGAAATCTATCTGATTTAGGCTAGAAGGGAGACAAGTTCACTTGCTGTAATCAACATGAGGATGATACCTTTATAAAGGAAAGACTTGATAGGGTGGTAGCAAACCCAGAATGGAGAGCGATGTACGATGCGTATAGGGTCGAAACTCTACCTACTGTTTGTTCAGATCACAGGCCGATTTTATTAGAGTGTTTATGGAGCAGGCGCACAGCTCGAAGCCACCATGTTTTCTTCAAATATGAGATTAACTGGGTTAAGGAAGAGGGGTGCAATGAAATAGTGAAGACCGAATGGCAGAGGAGTTTAACACGGGGCAATTGGTTGGCACGGGTTCAAGGGAAGCTGGAAGCATGTAGAAGGGGTCTTCAAAAATGGAGTAGATGGTTGGTAAAGAGAAGAACCGGGGATATTAAAGAGAAAACACAGCTGCTGGGTATTTTGCAAAGAAATGAATGCAGTGAAAATATGGCTGAacagaaaatggtgcaaaaagAGTTGGGTTTCCTGTTAGACCAGGAGGATCTGAGATGGAAGCAGCGTGCTAAGAGCCACTGGTTAAAAGGGGGGGACATAAATACAAAGTTTTATCATGCATGTGTCAACCAACGCAGGAAAAAGAACAAGATTGAAAGGGTAGTTACAGCTGAAGGGGTGGAGCTATCGAATAATGAGGCTATAGCTTCTGGTTTTTGGAACCACTTCTCAAAGGTGTACTTGTCATCCTACCCGCCTCCTTTGGGCATCGTAGAGTGTATACATGGGGTACATGCAAGATTGACCGATGATATGAGAAGCAAATTAGATAGAAAATTCACCAGGGAGGAGGTGTACGCAGCTCTCAAACAAATGTCCCCTTACAAGTCACCAGGACCCGACGGCTTTGGGGAGGGTTTTTTCCAAGATCATTGGGACTCGATTGGAGATGAAGTATCAAAAGCTGTTTTGGATTTTCTGAGGAATTCTAGCATGCCGAGAGGGCTGAACCACACATACCTAGCGCTGATCTCTAAGGTAAACTCCCCAAAATCAGTACATGACTATTACCTATTAGCTTGTGTAATGTTATTTACAAGTTGATATCGAAAGTAATGGCAAATAGAATGAAACAAGTCCTGTCCTCAATTATTTCTTGGAACCAAAATGCTTTTATTCCTGGTAGAATCATAACAGACAGCATTATGGTAGCTTATGAACTTCTTCATACCATGCATTCGAGACAAAGGGGAAGGGAGGGTAGTATGGCTGTGAAGTTGGATATGTCAAAAGCATACGACAGGTTGAATGGGATTATCTAGAGGCCATGTTATTCAAGCTCGGTTTTGGGCAGAAATGGACAAGTCTAGTGATGATGTGTGTGAGGTTAGTGAGTTATGCTGCTTTAGTCAATGGAGTACCGGGGGAAACCATCATCCCTTCAAGAGGTTTGAGGCAGGGTGACCCCCTGTCACCATATTTGTTCTTGATTTGTGCTGAAGGCTTGAGTGCGATGCTTCAAAATGCTGAAAACAGTGGGGCCATTAAGGGAGTAACAGTGGCGAGGGGAGGCACAAGGATTAGCCGTTTACTTTTTGCTAATGACTGTGTTATTTTTTGTAGAGCAAAACAAGTAGAATGGTTTGTAATCTCCAACATATTGCTGCAGTTCGAAAGGGCATCGGGGCAAACCTTAAACAAGCATCTGTTTTAGCTCGAATACAAGGGCCGAAACCCGAAGTACTATTAGTCAACAAGTAGGGGGTCTGATGTGCAACAACTACAACAAGTATTTGGGGCTTCCCACAATTATCGGAAGATCAAAGTACAAATCTTTTAGAGAACTGAAAgagaagatatggaagagaattTGTAGTTGGAAAACTAGTTTCCTCTCCACTGCAGGTAAAGAAATTCTGATCAAGAGTGTTTTGCAGGCGATACCAGCGTACACGATGAGTGTTTTCAAGTTACCTGGCACCTTAGTTGAAGAAATAGAAGCCTTGTTAGCTCGCTTCTGGTGGAGACATGGAAACTTAGAGAAAGGAATTCACTGGAGAAGCTGGGATAAATTGGGAAGGGCAAAAGGAAGGGGAGGAATGGGGTTTAGGGACCTTGGCAGCTTTAATAGAGCTTTGCTTGCCAAGCAAGGGTGGCGTTTTATAAAGGATCCCAACTCGTTGGCGTCTAGGATCTTCAAAGAAAAGTATTTTCAAAACAGTGGGCTACTGGAGGCGAAGCTGGGGTCGGGGCCATCATTCGTATGGAGGAGCATCTGGTCAAGCCTCGATCTAGTGAAAGGTGGTCTGGTTTGGAGGGTGGGTAACGGGGAGAGTATTAAAATCTAGACGGATAAGTGGATGCCGAGGCCAACAACCTACCAGGTCCAATCACCAATCAACACTTTAGGAGCTGAGGCAAGAGTAGCTGAGCTAATAGATGCAGGAAAGAAATACGGGAAGCGTGAGGTGGTAGAGGCAGTTTTCTCCAAGGAAGAGGCACAAGCTATATGTGCCATACCTATCAGTTCAAGGGGGTCGAATGACAAACTAATATGGTTGAAAACAGCAAAAGGTATCTTCACAGTTAAAAATGCCTATCATGAGGATCTTGAGCAGAGTAGACAGGTGCAAGGTCAAACCTCTAACGGGTGGGAAGGTGAGGAGCAGTGGCAAAGGCTATGGCATCTAGGAGTTCCAGGGAAGACCAAACAGTTTTTGTGGAAAGCTTTAAACGACATTTTGCCTACGAAAGGCAAAAGAAGAAAGCTATCGATAATAACACTTGCCCAATCTGCAAAAGGGAGAAAGAGACGGTGATACATGCCCTGTGGTCTTGAACAGCATCCACCGATGTGCTGGGAGGGGGAACAAGTCCAGTGAGGAAATGGAAGAGGGAGTACACTGACTTTCAGAACTTATGGGGGGAATTATACTCAAGGCTAGAAAAGGATAGGCTCGAACTAATCTCAATGATTCTCCACCAGATCTGGTCTAGGTGAAATGGGGTGGTTTTTGAAAGCAAGTTTAAAAGTCCTATGATGGTACTGGAGTTGGCCAGTAACGAGCTTAGTGAATTCCAACTAGCAAACCTGAGAGATCCGTGTATACCATATGCGAACCAGttatgggggggggggggggggagataaGTGGGTACCTGCCAGGAGACCTTTTGTCAAAGTCAATTTTGATGCCGCTTTTGATAAGGAGAAAGAGAGGATGGGCATGGGTGTTGTTATCCGAGACTGTGAAGGGGACTTGCTAGCGTGTTTGGTTGCTCCTAAGGTAGGTGTGAACTCTACTTGCCTAGCTGAATGTTATGCTCTGCTAAGAGCTATGGAGCTGTGTCACGAGCTGGGTTTAAATCTGGTGGAGTTCGAAGGCGATGCAAAGGTGGTTATTGATGCTGTCAACTCTAGTGTGGTGAATGATTCGTGGAGAGGACaagtaatagatgacatacagCAAATGATGGAGAGGCGTAGAGAGTGGAGAGTGGTCTTCACCCACAGGAATGGCAACAGAGCTGCCCATGAAGCAGCTCAATTGGCAAAGCACTCGAATAGCGAGAGGATTTGGATCGAGGGGGCTCCTACTGAACTTGTACGTGTAGTTTTGAACGATAAATTTAGTGTAACTGTTGGCTTTTAAATAAATgaccatttcaaaaaaaaaaaaaaaaacaatgtccACCTGGAATTTGTTTGGAAGCAAAAACTGCGAGTTACTATTTTCCACACAATTTATGCATCGTGGGCCCTAATCTTCCTTTTATTTGTTAGTCTCTCGCACATCATGTCTCCAACTTGAACGcctctaaaaaaaatatgagaaatgcTTTGGGACCTAAAGTGTGTcgcaaatcttttttttttttttttttttacttagtgagtATGGAAGTgttttttagtgatgttgtgaattttttaaaaaaaaatatttaaaaataaaataaataaaaataaaaaattccttCTTGAGTAGGTATTTGGGCTGAGAATATAGAAGtacccaaaaaatatatagacaTGCACGATCAAGTGAGTTCTATAGCATTTATTACTCATTTAATACTCTctcaaatatttatatgaacatAAATGAATATTATAAGACGTACTAATTAATTGACATGTTTTGCTCCTTTTTACTTGAAATCTTCAAATTTAGACAACAACTTGAGCAAATCTTTTTCTGTCTCGCACGATTGGACTTCTCACCTATGCCTGCCCTATACAGTAGCTCTGGTCCTCGGCACCTTGCCGTTGGTCAACCGGCAATGGCCGTAACCTGCCAGCTTTCCGTAGCTCTTTATATATTGGTCGGTTTTCCTTCTTCTggttgttttcattaatttatccGATGGAGCTGTCGCGCCAGCTAGGCCAATTCCGGCCCAACATTAATATTTAACAGTACAAACACATTGCCAACATGAAATTACAATGAAGAAAGCCAGTAGATCGAGGTACCGGTGCCTTGCTTAGTTGATATGAAATTCCCTCTTATTTCAATATGAGTGTGGGGCTTAATTAGCATACACATCGTAATTTCTTGCATATATAGCAATGAACTTGGTCCAGAAAAGTAAACAATGAAATGCACTAAGTTGAATATATAAGACGTGACTAGCATCTCCCACTTGGCTTGGAATAAGTACTAGGAATTGTTTTTTCCACCACTTTGCTAGTTTCGGTGATTTATTGATGAATATTTAAACGCtggaactttttttcttttttttttttttttctttttgggtgggGGTTTTGAGAAAAGCAACAAGCTTGGCCTGTCAAAACATGAATGGTAGATAGAGGACCAGACACCATCTCCacaatgtatttaaatatagaaaagatatattaatttatggtaTCATCATCATGATGAGCACCTCATTGTGTGCACTACTCTCCTTACTTTGTTTTGTCAACAACAACCCatcaattgattttattttaatttatatcattGGTAATTTACAATGCTACATATATGAATGATTCTAACAAAAAAGGTGACTACTTGTGGTATCCACGTAAAaaaatctcctttttttttttttttttaaatagacttcacttttgtttttttttttttttttcaaaatgagtgtaTATTTGGTACTTGCACactcaaaaattatatttagtattactcttacctatatatatagcttcATTTAAAACTGTATCTGGTCgaaattttattggtttaaaacTCATATTCATGGAAGCTATAAGCTGCCCACGGTGAAAGTTGCTGTTTAATATATAGCTTGACAATTAATTCTGGGATCAGCATTGAGCCAGATGAAGGTTTGCGCGCTATATCTTCCTCGTGCTTGTATTCAGTTCAAGCCCTTTCAATTTTAGTGGCAAGGGTTAATTTGTACCCTTTTCGACAGGTCCTGAAATTTAAAAAGTTCTAAAAAAATACTTGGGAGTCGAATTGGAATGCCAAAATATCTCTTGTATAATCTCGGTCAGTTTTGTGACAAAAATAGTACTAATATTATAGTACATATCTTCCACATCACAGCCAATCATAGAAAGGATAAATGTCACGAGCATGCACAATCggcttttcaaaaaataataaattgaaaagcCTTTTTTCGGTGCGCACGTTGTGTCCACCCAGCTTTGCTTGATGTGCATCGTTTTCAAAGTTAAAATCTACTATTTTCCCTTCCGAAActttatttttagttaatttttttttattataatatttcatttatggTTTAGGAAGTGATTCTGAACCCGATTTGGTTTGACagattatttctttaattacgtATTTAATTTTCAGCTATACAGCCCGGCTTGTAGGCTGATTTTTTACATTCTTTgatttaataattttgaattgaacatTAGAGGTGTTTCTCATGTTTTTGAGTGATTATCTTGTGTTCTTCCTTGTAAGTTATCTGTTAAAactagtttataaaataatcgtTATTCTATCCTGCGTCAGTTGGCATCAAAGCTTCAACGTCTTTCCTAGGGTGATATCCCATCAGTTTCTATGGCTAGTGGTTGTGGTCGTGGTCGTCTTGGGCAGGTTCTGAACTAGGAATTCCCGCAATGTGATCATAACGTTCAGGATGTGATAATTGAGGATTTGCAGAGGCAAGTTACAGAATTAACCCGGCATCTAATGACACAGGATTTCGGCGATCGTGAGATGGAAGATCATGATTCTGAATCCAGTTTCGAAAACCTATAACACAATCGTGCTTTATTCTGGGAGTACCAAGGTTGGGAGAAGTGACATGGAGACCTCAATTTCAGGGTGGATCTACCCAAGTTTTCTGGTATGTTACAAGTTGAAGGGTTCATCAAATTGGTTGAATAAAGCGGTGTGGATTTTTGATTTTAAGGAAGTCCCAGATTATGTTAAAGTGAAATTAGTCGCCATCAAACTCAAAGGCAGAGCATCTGTGTGGTTAGAACAATTGAGGCGATCATGAGACAAGCAGGGCAAAGCCAAGATCACTAATTGGGagaggatgaagaagaagatgaagggttACTTCCTCCCTTTCGGCTACACTCAATCTTTGTTTCAGCGACTTCACTCGTTGAGGTAAGGCACGAGATCGGTTATGATTACACTAAAGAGTTCTATCAATTGATAGCTTGTAATCATTTATTTGAGACAGAAGAGCAAATGGTGGCTCAGTATCTAGGGGGATTACGATAGCCCTTGCAGGATGTCCTCAACCTTTACTCATTGTGGACTATTTCTGAAGAGTACCAGCATGCACTTATTGTGGAAAAGCAGCAAAATAGGAGACCAGTGATCAGAAGGCCAGTGATCAGAAGCAATCACAGCAAGCAGCCAATTCGCCCTCAAGAGCCCCATCCCACCTAGCAACCACTGCAGGGTAATTCTAACTCTAATATTAAATGTTTCAAATGTGGTAAACAGGGACATAGAGCGACTAAGTGCAGGAAGCCTACTAGTTAGAAGGGCAAAAATCTCCTAATTGAAGAAGATGTGGTAGACAAAACTGAAGAGGTAGGAGAGCCTATGTATGACGATGATGAAGATGGTGATGTGTTGTATGGTGATGGTCATGAGACTCTAGTTGTTCACAAGAGTCTACTAACTCCCAAGGACAATTCAGGGGACGATTGGTTGAGAACCAATATTTTCCAAACACGACTTGCACACTGCAAATAAAGTCTACAAAATGATCATTGACAGGGACAATTGTGAAAACGTGGTTTTTGAAGAGACTGTCCAGAAATTGCAATTAAAGACATATCGTCATCCCAAGCAGTACATATTGTCGTGGCTGAATAAAGATTTGACTGAAGTCTATCCACTTGGATTATGGATGGgattaattacatatatatgattTCTAGCTAATAGTATTAATTGGTGTTGCATGAGGCTGCAGTTGCTGAATGGGAAAATTAAAATGGACAATGATGAACGAATCATAGAAGCTATATATCCACATTAATGTGGATATATTGAATATGAACAAAAAACCAAACACAAATTTTCTAGTCGCAATTGCTACAGTACATAAACTAGCCTGTGCTAAGAATACCATGCGttgaatttgttgttttttgctccttttagtcccacaccggtgggaaatAATAAAGGGGCAGTTTTTtgaggttataaataagaggcttagcctcttagtttaagtgcaccagttgaaagcttatctagtaacttttaactttagttaaattcctctattagccttttgtaaaaggggaataggtgtagagttaaagatttactagtggggtagctttgtgggtgtggtgaggagaaaaattgtgtgattgtaacaatttttcacatagtgaattttcttctctgggtctggtggtttttctcctgttttggagtttccacgtaaatttcttgtgttgttattatttctctattttcgtattattcctgcaaagggtagatcctaggggggtgaatttggaggtccaaattcccaacaattggtatcagagccactaggttctttttgtggggtggagttttggtgtggtagtgtggatacgtatagtctaaggaggttctgtctaggagattggaaattttaagtgtgtccattgtgaccctccaatctttcctgggaacttacttagtgaggtactattcatttctatggtaaaaattcatcaaaacGATATTAGGAATGAGGTGGAGAAATAGGTTTACACAATGTGTGGAAGGGCAGATCAATCCCTGAAGTCAGCAGTGATtctagcgactggtgaaacggctagtacaaggagctggttcggcaagtggctccaagtcagtaaatggagatactggtattgatgctaatgttgtgtctctctccatgaaaaaggagacatgtacatcctcatggcatgccgctaattcccgaagttgccatgatagaggatgtgttaatattagcaggtccacaagtttgcacacgggcattggtttggcattaatgcagggtgtgtggtggaaatttatgtcgatggctgatgaacttccaggaaagccaaacgtggaagttacaccataatttttagcaaggttgttttcgacatgggccgaagtaaaatgcttggaattgatttattctaagtgggtatgcttttatggtgaagcatga
Encoded here:
- the LOC122298990 gene encoding uncharacterized mitochondrial protein AtMg00310-like, whose product is MCNNYNKYLGLPTIIGRSKYKSFRELKEKIWKRICSWKTSFLSTAGKEILIKSVLQAIPAYTMSVFKLPGTLVEEIEALLARFWWRHGNLEKGIHWRSWDKLGRAKGRGGMGFRDLGSFNRALLAKQGWRFIKDPNSLASRIFKEKYFQNSGLLEAKLGSGPSFVWRSIWSSLDLVKGGLVWRVGNGESIKI